A window of the candidate division Zixibacteria bacterium HGW-Zixibacteria-1 genome harbors these coding sequences:
- the rsgA gene encoding ribosome small subunit-dependent GTPase A, with protein MDLTALGWNDKFNEHFDTHRKSGLVPARVALEQKERYSLFSELGELAAQVSGRMRHISLSRAEFPAVGDWVAVDVRPEEKTATIHAVLPRRSVFSRTAVLGGAKTDEQVLAANIDTVFLVSGLDSDFNLRRIERYVSIAWNSGASPVIILNKADLCDDVDGHKESVESVALGVPLYAVSAVNHTDLDFLREHVQSGRTSIFLGSSGVGKSTLINRLLGMEQLKVGAVRDYDGKGRHTTTSRQMILLPCGGIVIDTPGLREIQAWSDDSGIDRTFGDIEELAAQCRFADCTHNNEPGCAVREAIKNGSLDAGRLRSYIKLQKEVKYMSIRKDQRARIEETRKWKRIEMNMRQRAKFDKKLRDR; from the coding sequence ATGGATTTGACAGCTTTAGGATGGAACGATAAGTTCAACGAACATTTTGATACACATAGAAAAAGCGGCCTGGTTCCGGCCCGCGTGGCCCTGGAGCAGAAGGAACGCTATTCATTATTCAGCGAACTCGGCGAACTGGCCGCGCAGGTATCCGGCCGGATGCGCCATATATCGCTCAGCCGGGCCGAATTCCCGGCGGTCGGCGACTGGGTGGCGGTTGATGTTCGCCCCGAGGAAAAAACGGCCACCATACACGCCGTTCTCCCGCGCCGCAGTGTTTTTTCCCGAACGGCGGTGCTGGGCGGTGCCAAGACCGATGAACAGGTGCTGGCCGCCAACATCGATACCGTTTTTCTCGTCAGCGGCCTCGATAGCGATTTCAATCTTCGCCGGATTGAGCGGTATGTCAGCATTGCCTGGAACAGCGGCGCCTCGCCGGTAATCATATTGAACAAGGCCGATCTGTGCGATGATGTTGACGGACACAAAGAGTCGGTCGAAAGCGTCGCTCTCGGTGTCCCTCTTTATGCCGTCAGCGCCGTCAATCATACCGATCTTGATTTTCTCCGGGAGCATGTGCAATCGGGGCGGACGTCCATCTTCCTCGGTTCATCCGGCGTCGGCAAATCGACTCTTATCAACCGGCTGCTCGGTATGGAGCAGTTGAAAGTGGGCGCTGTTCGGGACTATGACGGCAAGGGCCGACACACCACCACATCGCGCCAGATGATCCTCCTGCCGTGTGGCGGTATTGTCATCGATACCCCCGGTCTGCGCGAAATTCAGGCCTGGAGCGATGATTCGGGGATAGATCGAACCTTCGGCGATATCGAGGAGTTGGCCGCACAATGCCGGTTCGCCGATTGCACGCATAATAACGAACCCGGATGTGCTGTCAGGGAAGCCATAAAAAACGGCAGTCTTGACGCAGGGCGCCTGAGAAGTTATATAAAACTGCAGAAAGAAGTGAAATATATGTCGATTCGCAAGGACCAGCGTGCGCGAATCGAGGAAACGCGCAAATGGAAAAGAATAGAAATGAACATGCGCCAGCGCGCCAAATTTGATAAAAAGCTGAGGGATCGGTGA